In Tachypleus tridentatus isolate NWPU-2018 chromosome 7, ASM421037v1, whole genome shotgun sequence, a genomic segment contains:
- the LOC143254902 gene encoding DNA topoisomerase 2-alpha-like: MSKSGNAGKSPLRELFANIAAKQTKEVPLKQAEEQNDGDMVEDENVLMTAGTKKSNKRLSVERIYQKKSQLEHILLRPDTYIGSTEPLTQQMWVYDEEAGGMVHREITFVPGLYKVFDEILVNAAT, encoded by the exons ATGAGCAAATCGGGAAATGCTGGAAAAAGTCCTCTAAGG gAACTGTTTGCAAACATTGCTGCAAAGCAAACTAAAGAGGTGCCATTGAAACAAGCTGAGGAACAGAATGATGGAGACATGGTGGAAGATGAAAATGTTCTAATGACTGCTGGTACCAAAAAGAGTAACAAAAGATTGTCTGTAGAAAGAATTTATCAAAAGAAATCTCAGTTGGAGCATATTTTGCTCCGGCCAGACACATACATAGGCTCTACTGAACCCTTAACTCAG CAAATGTGGGTTTATGATGAAGAAGCTGGTGGGATGGTTCACAGAGAAATAACGTTTGTGCCAGGCCTCTATAAAGTTTTTGATGAAATTTTGG TGAATGCAGCGACATAA
- the LOC143254901 gene encoding cleavage and polyadenylation specificity factor subunit 6-like: MEFLQDQCHQVEGLPQKRVAVYVGNLTWWTTDQDVIDAINKLGVNDVLDVKFYENRANGQSKGFCVVSLGSETSFRIVMDKLPKKELHAQNPAVTPYNRQSLNHFEMQARKPSPGE, from the exons ATGGAGTTTCTACAAGATCAGTGCCATCAAGTGGAGGGCCTCCCACAAAAGCGTGTAGCTGTTTATGTGGGCAACCTCACCTGG TGGACTACAGATCAAGACGTCATTGATGCCATCAACAAACTTGGTGTCAACGATGTTTTGGACGTCAAGTTCTATGAAAATAGAGCTAATGGACAGTCAAAAGG gtTTTGTGTAGTTTCATTAGGATCTGAAACTTCATTCCGAATTGTCATGGACAAACTTCCAAAAAA AGAACTTCATGCACAAAACCCTGCTGTAACACCATACAACAGACAGAGCTTGAACCACTTTGAAATGCAGGCTAGAAAACCATCTCCAGGTGAATAA